In a single window of the Gossypium hirsutum isolate 1008001.06 chromosome A13, Gossypium_hirsutum_v2.1, whole genome shotgun sequence genome:
- the LOC107913548 gene encoding U6 snRNA phosphodiesterase produces the protein MEALRATYGDDDSSDSDSDHSPPLSFPANSNPQTEETLSSALPPPPVSLLHPPNSLGSLDYLQTGQPSRVRSFPHVEGNYALHVYIPVFIPSISKKEMGQFLKRVSSVVPNLHVVDIDIPLNTLCKEEHKLEQVALGREFHISLGRTVPIRVHQIDSIVAMLRQKLQFQKRYWIDFNKWEVFVNDDRTCTFLSLEVVTGGLPKITKQIQAVNEVYKLHNLPEFYKDPRPHISLAWALGDVSGSLKKVVEQETKSSAFRGSLQSRICTSKVGGIECKIGNRTHIICKSPDQ, from the exons ATGGAAGCGCTAAGAGCAACATATGGAGACGACGACTCATCGGACTCCGACTCCGACCACTCTCCTCCGCTGTCTTTTCCCGCCAATTCCAATCCCCAAACGGAGGAGACGCTGTCGTCTGCTCTCCCTCCGCCTCCTGTTTCTCTCCTCCACCCTCCCAATTCCCTTG GATCTTTGGATTACTTACAAACTGGTCAGCCCAGTAGAGTGAGAAGCTTCCCTCACGTCGAAGGCAACTATGCTTTGCACGTTTACATTCCAG TTTTTATACCGTCTATATCAAAGAAAGAGATGGGTCAATTTTTGAAGAGAGTTTCATCCGTGGTTCCCAATCTCCATGTTGTGGATATTGATATTCCATTGAATACACTGTGTAAAGAAGAACATAAACTTGAACAAGTGGCATTGGGAAGGGAATTCCATATAAGTTTAGGAAGGACAGTTCCTATTAGAGTTCACCAGATTGACTCTATTGTAGCAATGCTTCGCCAGAAACTTCAATTTCAAAAGCG GTATTGGATTGATTTTAACAAATGGGAGGTTTTTGTCAATGATGATCGAACGTGCACCTTTCTTTCACTCGAAGTTGTTACTGGAGGATTACCCAAG ATAACTAAGCAAATTCAGGCTGTTAACGAGGTTTACAAGCTTCACAATCTCCCCGAGTTCTATAAG GATCCAAGGCCTCATATATCATTGGCTTGGGCACTAGGTGACGTTAGTGGTTCCCTTAAGAAAGTGGTCGAGCAGGAAACAAAGTCATCTGCCTTTAGAGGTTCCTTACAGAGTCGTATTTGTACAAGTAAAGTTGGTGGCATTGAGTGTAAAATTGGGAATAGAACACATATAATATGTAAATCTCCCGATCAATGA